The following coding sequences are from one Saprospiraceae bacterium window:
- a CDS encoding erythromycin esterase family protein: MKATFGIILFFLIQSVYGQIHPIENWVKQNYKKIDSTYGMNSIILKPEVQIIGFGEASHGQRSFIEHKINCFKWLVENEDYKIFALEAGFSEALKINQYILYGQGSAKESLINLNYGVWQIEEFVELIEWMRAYNMNKSSEVQIKFYGFDCQMSKGSVDYLKSVSHIIGYNFNYEELSLLEDLLQLQRIRDKQLAQRIYPLLSNFITSFATRISDSDQDTTFKKTSLTVLNNLKYFCDTERNGENQNGLNRARFMADNVQHIFEIEGNNIKMVLSAHNGHITANPREKDMGYWLKLNLGTKYYAIGYEFNEGKILGFDIVDEEVIFRELTITPAAKGTMGNLLSNFVGKDCLLDLSGSKPDWFFKKQTVSDIMGCFGQKGCMGRYTKINLALSYDGIVYIEYTEAVNRMKNIH; encoded by the coding sequence ATGAAGGCAACCTTTGGAATAATATTATTTTTTTTAATTCAAAGTGTATATGGTCAGATACACCCGATAGAGAATTGGGTAAAACAGAATTACAAAAAGATTGATAGCACCTATGGGATGAACTCAATTATCTTGAAACCAGAAGTGCAAATCATTGGATTTGGTGAAGCATCTCATGGTCAAAGGAGTTTTATTGAGCATAAAATCAACTGTTTTAAATGGCTTGTTGAAAATGAAGATTATAAAATTTTCGCATTGGAAGCAGGCTTTTCAGAAGCATTAAAAATTAATCAATATATCCTATATGGACAAGGAAGTGCAAAAGAAAGCCTAATAAACCTTAATTATGGTGTTTGGCAAATTGAAGAATTTGTAGAGCTTATTGAGTGGATGAGAGCATATAATATGAACAAGTCATCAGAAGTGCAAATAAAGTTTTACGGTTTTGACTGTCAAATGTCGAAAGGGAGTGTAGATTATTTGAAATCCGTCAGTCATATCATTGGATATAATTTCAACTACGAAGAACTTTCATTGTTAGAAGATTTATTGCAGCTGCAACGCATACGAGACAAGCAATTAGCTCAACGAATATATCCGCTATTGTCGAATTTTATAACTTCATTTGCTACGAGAATTTCCGATTCAGACCAGGATACGACTTTCAAAAAGACATCTTTAACTGTATTGAACAATTTGAAATACTTTTGTGATACTGAAAGAAATGGTGAAAATCAGAATGGACTAAATCGTGCAAGATTTATGGCAGATAATGTCCAACACATATTTGAAATTGAAGGTAATAATATAAAAATGGTGCTTTCAGCCCACAATGGGCATATAACCGCAAATCCAAGAGAAAAAGATATGGGTTATTGGTTAAAACTTAATCTTGGCACTAAATATTATGCCATTGGTTACGAATTCAACGAAGGAAAAATTTTAGGATTTGATATTGTAGATGAAGAAGTTATTTTCAGAGAATTGACAATTACACCTGCAGCAAAGGGTACAATGGGAAATCTCCTCTCAAATTTTGTAGGTAAAGATTGTTTACTTGATTTGAGCGGTTCAAAACCGGATTGGTTTTTTAAAAAGCAGACAGTTTCCGACATCATGGGCTGTTTTGGTCAAAAAGGATGTATGGGCAGATACACAAAGATTAATTTAGCTTTATCTTACGATGGAATTGTATATATCGAATACACAGAAGCAGTAAACCGAATGAAAAACATCCACTAA
- a CDS encoding type II toxin-antitoxin system RelE/ParE family toxin, translated as MEHFEIEFLPEALEFLSNIPVKAREKILFNMGLAKSRKDPKLFEPLQYGVWYFRTKYFGNQYRIFAFWDKTEKTNTLVIATHGIIKKSDKPSKSEILKAKAIKDKYFESKK; from the coding sequence TTGGAGCATTTTGAGATTGAGTTTTTACCAGAAGCATTAGAATTCCTTAGTAACATTCCAGTAAAAGCTAGGGAAAAAATTCTTTTTAACATGGGATTAGCAAAGTCACGAAAGGATCCTAAATTATTTGAACCATTGCAATATGGAGTCTGGTACTTCAGAACTAAATATTTTGGAAACCAATATCGAATTTTTGCATTTTGGGACAAAACAGAAAAAACAAACACATTGGTAATTGCTACCCATGGAATCATCAAGAAAAGTGACAAACCATCAAAATCTGAAATATTGAAGGCTAAAGCTATAAAGGATAAATATTTTGAATCTAAAAAGTAA
- a CDS encoding ATP-dependent DNA helicase RecQ encodes MQYKAGYFLESVWKELKNLSKDEVDDLKLKGLLENLTTFDAITTLNLNRPADINSLLAVANNIITRGTPTLCSVFVEEEIANSMKRTEKKIEYGTIKFPFTNSDYTTEAFFNALHFILPKTEATAEQLYTADLDSNFEKNFINSLIPSEHSYLKQLFQHQRKRKTLNETVYRGRVDFCFEVPYFINTPVKPNRFRENVIIKGKKNFIVEVDGAAYHTDTIDDLRDFQINDMLNSVSRITEFNLGKDVSKLIELLKDEEFVKVVSKNFNSSLDTTLSTLLFTPICIARIQKILIEYLICNYDLLKTENKPLSIAIIEQDVPCGSLAIKDLTQLFEKLVALENKNFWLPEFELTVVASKTFENSPLKPIDTLESLPISEHTKFDLVIDVSVFKREGIFNSDFVSSPNKITIRSSHFTLKETMNTVCSANLIHYREIAKAINNEEHEIDQEAENILRYFIQSIFRKENFREGQLPILNRALACKPVIGLLPTGGGKSLTYQLSALLQPGITLVVDPIRSLMKDQFDGLLEIGIDKCDFINSTLSTSKRTFIQKHELPFGQKQFIFLSPERFVIEDFRTAINTTISNKNYFAYCVIDEVHCVSEWGHDFRTPYLNLGINAQDICKTKTGDKVFLFGLTATASFDVLTDIERELQIGKTDGNAVVRYENTLRDELNYQIIETEVFLKDKTGKSEPIKEHWQISDASWKKFVGGLKQLRIENSIIKGEEKIAKFNTEPVLRELLEITFNQYLPRSQRENYINKFKGKESPEKIASDFFISEMLPKLFIEWKPILQKNGDAFNYGIIIFCPHKNGALGVKDVASNIEMKLPTEIIGTFVGSSDDDDVFKKKKDGTKTEDEISFENLKLFKENLQSIMVATKAFGMGIDKPNIRFTYHINTPSSIESYVQEAGRAGRDKKVSISTIFYNRQLFINTDKKLTYIGKESNDSSLNRNSFYNLDRDVLLYFFYNSFRGIDKEIVMINELLNEIYAPLLTNLKTLEVFINENLADEDVVLDLPNTDNPTFERTNYIFIKNGNTNIGYVKLNPLRTQHNSEIENYIRREIESTSFVTKDDCRKWLSSINTNNISKEGIETIFKKKKIDESINILIPFENKYHSKIDKNNFPKRITENTLSRDYVALLLSNKTLLDIQSSSIPYNLFIEKVLNALNENLDFIEFINSFDNLHPTSKDLLNNDLQLKDFYYSPRSKADTAKAVYRLNSLGIIDTYTINYQDKYYSVSARKKSVSNHFQILEELFTRYTSQQRAKLLVEKVKEGQNGRSIYKTCTVALTNFVYDLVAKKRLQAIDDMIDLCEMSQSEIETLTGEKIELPKNPTFQNQVIKEEIYYYFNAKYSRKDNEAIEKGINVPASLHYDFNRLNFEELVWKYIDLTDTDETGEFRTNVKHLRGSSQKMLRAYPEVPEFMVLKSFSLFILSETTPSLLEDAKDEIVKALELQNLEGDELIDFIVRFNASVKRQYQGAEIEEAFNEILSAAVLNNQLKKLIIFNNKFLEANVNN; translated from the coding sequence ATGCAGTATAAAGCAGGATACTTTTTAGAATCTGTTTGGAAGGAATTAAAAAATCTTTCAAAAGACGAAGTTGATGATTTAAAACTCAAAGGATTGTTGGAGAACCTGACAACTTTTGATGCTATTACAACTTTAAATTTGAACAGACCAGCAGATATCAATTCTTTGTTGGCAGTCGCTAACAATATTATTACTAGAGGAACTCCAACGCTTTGTTCAGTTTTTGTTGAGGAAGAAATTGCTAACTCAATGAAGCGTACTGAAAAGAAGATTGAATACGGAACAATAAAATTTCCGTTTACAAATTCTGACTACACGACAGAAGCTTTTTTCAATGCTTTGCATTTCATTTTACCGAAAACAGAAGCCACAGCAGAACAACTTTACACAGCCGACCTTGACAGTAACTTTGAAAAAAACTTTATCAATTCACTCATTCCAAGCGAACATTCCTATCTGAAACAATTATTTCAGCATCAGAGAAAAAGAAAAACACTTAATGAAACTGTTTACAGAGGAAGAGTTGATTTTTGTTTTGAAGTTCCATACTTTATTAATACTCCCGTTAAACCAAACAGATTTAGGGAAAATGTAATAATTAAAGGGAAGAAAAATTTTATAGTTGAAGTTGACGGAGCAGCATATCACACAGACACGATTGATGATTTGCGTGATTTTCAAATTAACGATATGCTGAATTCAGTCAGTAGAATAACGGAATTCAATTTAGGCAAGGATGTAAGTAAGCTAATTGAGCTACTGAAAGACGAGGAGTTTGTAAAAGTTGTGAGCAAGAATTTTAATTCAAGTTTGGACACGACTTTAAGCACACTTTTATTCACTCCTATTTGCATCGCAAGAATTCAAAAAATTCTGATTGAGTATTTGATTTGCAATTACGATTTGCTCAAAACAGAAAACAAACCGTTAAGTATTGCCATTATAGAACAAGATGTTCCTTGTGGGTCATTAGCTATTAAAGACCTAACACAATTATTTGAAAAATTAGTCGCATTAGAAAATAAAAACTTTTGGCTACCAGAATTTGAACTTACTGTTGTTGCAAGCAAAACATTTGAAAACTCTCCTTTAAAACCAATTGATACTCTCGAATCATTACCAATTTCTGAACACACGAAATTTGATTTAGTGATTGATGTTTCTGTTTTCAAGCGAGAAGGAATATTTAATTCTGATTTCGTTTCTTCACCAAATAAAATAACAATTCGCAGTAGCCATTTCACATTGAAAGAAACAATGAATACAGTTTGCTCCGCAAACCTTATTCATTACAGGGAGATTGCTAAAGCTATCAATAATGAAGAACACGAAATTGACCAAGAAGCAGAAAATATTTTAAGGTATTTCATTCAAAGTATTTTCAGAAAGGAAAATTTCAGGGAAGGACAATTACCAATTTTAAACAGAGCATTGGCTTGTAAACCTGTTATCGGATTACTACCAACAGGCGGGGGGAAATCTTTAACTTATCAGTTATCTGCATTGCTGCAACCAGGAATTACTTTGGTTGTTGACCCAATCCGTTCATTGATGAAAGACCAATTTGACGGTCTTTTAGAAATTGGAATTGACAAATGCGATTTCATCAATTCAACTTTGTCAACTTCCAAAAGAACCTTTATTCAAAAACACGAATTGCCTTTCGGTCAAAAACAGTTTATTTTTTTAAGCCCTGAAAGATTCGTAATTGAAGATTTCAGAACAGCAATCAATACAACAATTTCAAATAAGAACTATTTTGCTTATTGCGTTATTGATGAAGTACATTGCGTTTCAGAATGGGGTCACGACTTCAGAACGCCATATTTGAATTTAGGAATCAATGCACAGGATATTTGCAAAACCAAAACAGGTGACAAGGTTTTTTTATTTGGGCTGACTGCAACCGCCTCTTTTGATGTCTTAACTGATATTGAAAGAGAACTACAAATTGGAAAAACAGACGGTAATGCTGTAGTAAGATATGAGAACACTCTTAGAGATGAATTGAACTATCAGATAATTGAGACTGAAGTATTTCTTAAGGATAAAACAGGGAAAAGCGAACCGATAAAAGAACATTGGCAAATCTCTGATGCAAGTTGGAAAAAATTTGTAGGAGGACTCAAACAACTGAGAATTGAAAATTCAATAATTAAAGGGGAAGAAAAAATCGCAAAATTTAATACTGAGCCAGTTTTAAGAGAACTATTAGAAATAACATTTAATCAATACTTACCAAGAAGTCAAAGAGAAAACTATATCAACAAATTCAAGGGAAAAGAAAGCCCTGAAAAAATAGCTTCTGATTTTTTTATCAGCGAAATGCTTCCAAAATTATTTATTGAATGGAAACCTATTCTTCAAAAGAATGGTGATGCTTTCAATTATGGCATAATCATTTTTTGCCCTCATAAAAATGGTGCATTAGGAGTAAAAGATGTTGCAAGCAATATTGAAATGAAATTGCCAACAGAAATCATTGGAACCTTTGTGGGTTCAAGTGATGATGATGATGTTTTTAAGAAGAAGAAGGACGGCACTAAAACAGAAGATGAAATTTCTTTTGAGAATTTAAAGTTATTCAAAGAAAACTTGCAGTCCATAATGGTTGCAACAAAAGCGTTTGGAATGGGAATAGACAAACCCAACATTCGTTTTACATATCACATCAATACTCCTTCTTCAATTGAATCCTATGTACAAGAAGCAGGTAGAGCAGGTAGGGATAAAAAAGTTTCTATCTCAACAATATTTTACAATAGACAACTATTTATCAATACTGATAAAAAGCTAACATACATTGGAAAAGAATCCAATGACAGTAGTTTAAACCGCAACTCATTTTACAATCTTGACCGAGATGTTTTGCTTTATTTCTTTTATAATTCATTCCGAGGAATTGATAAAGAAATTGTGATGATAAACGAATTGCTAAATGAGATTTATGCACCGCTTCTGACCAATCTCAAAACCCTTGAAGTATTTATCAATGAGAATTTAGCTGATGAAGATGTTGTTCTTGATTTGCCAAATACGGACAATCCAACATTTGAAAGAACCAACTACATTTTTATAAAAAATGGAAACACCAATATTGGATATGTGAAACTTAATCCTTTAAGAACTCAACATAATTCGGAAATTGAAAACTATATTAGGCGAGAAATAGAATCAACATCCTTTGTTACAAAAGATGATTGCCGTAAATGGTTAAGCAGTATCAATACAAACAATATTTCAAAAGAAGGTATTGAAACAATTTTCAAGAAGAAAAAAATTGACGAAAGCATAAACATCCTAATCCCGTTTGAGAATAAGTATCATTCAAAGATCGACAAAAATAATTTTCCAAAGCGGATTACAGAAAATACTTTAAGTCGTGATTACGTTGCTCTGCTCTTAAGCAACAAAACATTACTTGATATTCAATCATCTTCTATTCCTTACAATTTATTTATTGAAAAGGTTTTAAACGCACTAAATGAAAATTTAGATTTTATTGAATTCATAAATTCTTTTGACAATCTTCATCCAACAAGCAAAGACTTGCTAAATAATGATTTACAGCTCAAAGATTTCTATTATAGTCCTCGTTCTAAAGCGGACACTGCTAAAGCAGTTTACCGCTTGAATTCCTTAGGAATTATTGACACTTACACAATAAATTATCAAGACAAATATTATTCTGTTTCGGCAAGGAAGAAATCTGTTTCTAATCACTTTCAGATTTTAGAAGAACTATTTACTCGTTACACTTCGCAACAAAGAGCCAAATTATTAGTTGAAAAAGTAAAGGAAGGACAAAACGGAAGAAGCATTTATAAAACTTGCACAGTTGCACTTACAAATTTTGTTTATGATTTAGTTGCAAAGAAAAGATTGCAAGCCATTGATGATATGATTGACCTTTGCGAAATGTCTCAATCAGAAATTGAAACATTGACAGGGGAAAAAATTGAATTGCCAAAGAATCCTACATTTCAGAATCAAGTTATCAAGGAAGAAATTTATTACTACTTCAATGCAAAGTATTCACGAAAGGACAACGAAGCAATAGAAAAAGGAATTAATGTTCCTGCTTCATTACATTACGATTTTAATAGATTGAACTTTGAAGAATTGGTTTGGAAATACATTGACTTAACTGATACAGATGAAACGGGAGAGTTCAGAACTAATGTCAAACACCTTAGAGGTTCATCTCAAAAAATGTTGCGAGCTTACCCTGAAGTACCCGAATTTATGGTTCTTAAAAGTTTCAGTTTATTTATCCTTTCAGAAACAACACCCAGTTTATTGGAGGATGCAAAAGATGAAATTGTGAAGGCCTTAGAATTGCAAAACTTGGAAGGAGATGAATTGATAGATTTCATAGTAAGGTTTAATGCGAGTGTAAAAAGACAATATCAAGGAGCAGAGATTGAAGAAGCGTTCAATGAAATCTTAAGTGCCGCCGTATTAAATAACCAACTTAAAAAACTAATCATTTTTAATAATAAATTTTTAGAAGCCAATGTCAATAATTGA
- a CDS encoding Fic family protein, whose product MTTWGLTELPLNIDLESKKVLKALPSAHAALAELKGIASTIPNQNILINTLGLQEAKDSSAIENIITTHDDLYMSELNLDAFKSLQAKEVQNYISALKKGFELISKTGLLANNSILQIQEILEDNKAGFRKLPGTALKNAATGETVYTPPQDYEQIMRLMTNLERYINDSEMQDCDPLIKMAIIHFQFESIHPFYDGNGRTGRIINILYLILEKIQSLPILYLSNYIIKHKPDYYRLLQKVRVENLWEEWLLFMINGVEQTAKETIELIIKIKELMLNYKHRLRDNYKFYSQDLLNNLFKHPYTKIEFVVNDLGVSRLTAANYLNKLVDDKMLRKNKLGTGNYYINEELFNLLTTR is encoded by the coding sequence ATGACAACCTGGGGATTAACTGAATTACCTCTAAACATTGATTTAGAATCGAAGAAGGTCTTAAAGGCTTTACCTTCTGCACATGCAGCATTGGCTGAGTTGAAAGGAATTGCATCAACTATTCCCAATCAGAATATTTTAATAAACACACTTGGATTACAAGAAGCAAAAGATAGTTCAGCAATCGAGAATATAATCACTACACATGATGATTTATATATGTCAGAGTTGAATCTTGATGCTTTTAAATCACTTCAAGCCAAGGAAGTTCAGAATTATATTTCGGCCTTGAAAAAGGGGTTTGAACTTATTTCAAAAACGGGCTTACTTGCAAACAATAGTATTCTTCAAATCCAGGAAATACTTGAGGATAATAAAGCGGGATTTAGAAAATTACCTGGCACTGCGTTGAAAAATGCAGCTACAGGAGAGACAGTTTACACACCACCTCAAGACTATGAGCAAATCATGAGACTAATGACAAATCTTGAGCGATACATAAATGATTCAGAAATGCAAGATTGCGACCCGTTGATTAAGATGGCAATTATTCATTTTCAATTTGAAAGTATTCATCCTTTTTATGACGGAAATGGCAGAACTGGCAGAATAATAAACATCCTATACTTGATTTTGGAAAAGATCCAATCTTTGCCAATTCTATATTTAAGCAACTATATAATCAAACACAAACCTGATTATTATCGCCTTTTGCAAAAAGTTCGTGTCGAAAATTTATGGGAGGAGTGGTTGTTGTTTATGATAAATGGAGTCGAACAAACAGCAAAAGAGACAATAGAATTGATTATTAAAATCAAGGAACTAATGCTTAATTACAAGCACAGATTACGAGATAATTACAAATTTTACAGTCAAGATTTGTTGAATAATTTATTCAAACATCCTTACACAAAGATTGAATTTGTCGTAAATGATTTGGGAGTATCAAGATTAACAGCTGCAAATTATTTAAATAAATTAGTGGATGATAAAATGTTGCGAAAAAACAAATTAGGAACTGGGAATTATTATATCAATGAGGAATTATTTAATTTGTTGACAACGAGATAA
- a CDS encoding helix-turn-helix transcriptional regulator codes for MKTTSFDKVLDMHIGKRGTKKREKFEQELRLELLGDAIKKARQAKKLTQEQLGELVGVQKAQISKVENCATDARFATILKVFNALDAKVKFSVEIDKQKLMISK; via the coding sequence ATGAAGACAACTAGTTTCGATAAAGTATTGGACATGCACATTGGTAAGCGGGGAACAAAAAAAAGAGAAAAGTTTGAGCAAGAGTTGAGATTAGAGTTGTTAGGCGATGCCATCAAGAAAGCACGACAAGCCAAAAAATTAACCCAAGAACAACTTGGAGAATTAGTAGGAGTCCAAAAAGCTCAAATATCAAAAGTTGAGAACTGTGCAACTGATGCAAGATTTGCTACAATATTGAAAGTATTCAACGCTTTAGATGCAAAGGTGAAATTTAGCGTTGAAATCGATAAGCAAAAATTGATGATTAGTAAGTAG